The Bacteroidales bacterium genomic sequence TTCCTTGTCCCCTTCGCCTTCGGCATATGACATAAATCGCTGGGTGGCGCTCGCCATGGCAACATTCAGAAAGCCCAGCATTGAAATGACTCCGCCTACAATATCAAAAATACCAAAATCACTTGCTCCCAAAGAATTTATCACCAGTCGTGTGGTAAACAAAGAAATGAACATGGTTATGCCCATTTTGGCATACAGGATACCTGTATTCAAAGCTACCCGTTGGGATGCAGATGTCGGTTGTTTAAACATGAGATATAACTACCTTCTATTTAATATCATCATACTTTACTCGCAAAATACTTCTCAGATGATGCATTCTGGACGGAGCCGTTCAGAAGTATAGTCATGTTTTTGAATTTTCCGTTGTGGTATATATTTTCGAGCTCGGGAATAATATAATGGTCGGAAAAATTTTCACGTATAACAAATATGTTCATATCCGAATACCTGCCTATAATTGTTGCATCTGTTACCGGATTGACAGGAACTCCATCGATGAATATATAATCATAATAAGTCTTCATAGCCTCCAGGAACGGTGTTAATTTACCATTCATCAATAATTCGACAGGATTTGCCGGTATTTTACCAATTGTGACCACATCGAATCCAGGATAAAAATAATTTTTATTGATGATGGATCCGACAGTAGCTGTTCCGTTCAGGTAATCAGTAATACCGGCTTTATCTGAAGAAACATACGTACTCAACGCTGCTTTCCGCATATCCAGATCCAGCGCGATTACTTTTTTCCCGGCTAAAGCAAAACACATGGCCAGATTCAAGGTCATGAATGTTTTTCCCACTCCGGCCTCATAAGAGGTAAACATAACTGTTTTTATGTTCTCCTGATCAAAAAAATCAATATTGGTACGTAAGGACCTGAAAGCTTCATTTACCATATCCCTGCTATTTTCCTTGACAAGCGGAGCTTTCATATTCGCTTTTTTACGTGCCTGGGAAGCCAGTGGAATAACCCCTAATAAAGGAACTGAAAGTTTTTTCAGGTCTTTTTTCCCTTGAATGGTGGTATTCATCATATCTTTTCCCCAGATTACGCTAGTGGGGAGTATCATCCCCAATACAAAAGCAACCGCCATAATCATTTTCTTTTTGGGACTGATCGGTCTGGAACTTCCCGTTGGAGGATTGATAACCCGTGTATTGGTAGTGGTCATTGCAAGTGACAACTCATTTTCTTCCCGTTTTTGAAGCAGGTATAAATATAACGACTCTTTGATCTTTTGCTCACGCTCAATGGAAATCAAATGTTTTTCCTGTCCGGGATTAGAGGCTATTTTCTGGGTCATTCTGGCATTTTGTGTTCGCAAGCTTGATAACTGCAGGTCAAGGGCTGAAACCAGATTGTCTATAGTACTGATAATAGATTGCATCATACCGTTAAGATCATTGTTCATATCCACAATCACAGGATTTCTTTCACTACTGTTAGCCAACAATTTGTTCCGCTGAAGCAATAATGCATTGTATTGTTCCAAGGAAGATTCCACAGCAGTATTGCTTAAACCGGTATTGGTCGGTAACAAGTCCAGGGTTTTGCTGCTTCTATCCAATGACTCCTTGATATTTTTAGCGATAGATAATTGATTACTCACCTCTACTACTTTTGCCGAATATTCACTGGATTCTTTCATATACAATGATGCTGCCGAACGCACATCTGTCAACAGATTCGAACTTTTATACTTCTGCAGGTTATCATCTATTCCTCCCAGTTCGTTTTCTATAAAAGGAAGCCGGTCATCAATGAATTTTGATGTATTTTCAGCAATCTGTCTTTTTTCCCTCAACCATTCTTCATTATAGACGGCAATGATAGTATTCAGAATATCATCTGCCCTTTGGATAGAGACATCAGTATAATTGAGATTGATGATGGTATTTTCTTTACTTGCCAAAGCTACACTTAAATTACCTGAAAACCCGGCAGTAGTACTTCTGATACTGCTTTGAGATACTTTTATAGGAACATTGTAATATGTACCGGAATAGAAAAAAGTAGGAGATATCTCTATATTTCCGATAGGAGTATTCACCATCTCGTTGAGTTTAGCTTTTTTACTTGTCGGTTCAAACTTCATAGCATTCTGTTCAAATCCGGAAAGAAGCAGCAAACTGTCTGGTAATAACTCCACATAAAAAGAAAAGAATTCCTGTTCCTGCATGCCTGAAGAAATGACTTTAATCGGCGAATGGGTATACAATTCCCTGTCTTTCAATCCATCCCGAATAGTATAGCTGATGTTCAGATTCAGGCGCTTAACCACTTCCTGCATCAAATGGGGAGATTTGAATGCTTCTACTTCATTATTCACGTTGGCAGCTGCTTTGAATGGATTTTTTTCACTGAAAGCCGCTGTTAAATCTGATGCATTGTCTTCTTTGATCAATACCGACGCACCTCGCATGTAATCAACCGGACGGGTTTGTATATATAAAAAAGCAATACTGCAACAGATGGCTACGGAAATAATATACCATGGCCAGTGACGGACATAACTTTTTATTAATTCTAATATTTGAAAATTTTCGTGTTTAGGCGTTAATTGACTTTCCATAAATTTTTTAAAGATTCTTTATTTAATGAACAGTACCAATATGGTGGCGAAAAGTGAAGCTATCGATACCCACACGCCTACCGATTTATTCTCGTTAATTCTCGATTGTCCTGCTCTCACTTTATTGGGTTCGACATATATGACATCATTTTGTTGCAGGTAATAGACCGGTGAAGTGAATAAATCTTTTGAACGCAAATCTACACGATAAGTATTCCTTAGATAATCCGTTTCACGTACTACCATAACATTTTCCCGGTTACCGTAAATGGTCATATCTCCTGCCATTCCAAGAGCTTCGAGTAATGTAATTTTATCATTGGTGATTTGGTAAGTACCCGGATTAGCTACTTCCCCTAAGATGGAAATCCTGAAATTCATGAACTCTGTTGTCACCACCGGATCTTTCAACAAGTCATCTTCTGTAAGTCTTTGCTTAATCATGTCGGATAATTGCAACCTTGTCAAACCAGCCACCTTTATTCTCCCTAATATAGGATAATCAATATAACCATACTGATCCACCGTGAACCCGAGTAATTTTTGAGACTCCCCTGCTGTAGGTGATGCACTTCCTGCAAAATAAGTGGTTAACGGTAGATTGAAAGATACCGACAGTTCGGGATTCTTACTGGTGATTACAATTGAAAGTATATCTTTCGGCTGAATGGTAATACCTTCGTTAGGAACCATTGCTTCAGATGTTCCGTCAACGGCATCCTGTAAATAGATCACTTTTTTAGATGTGTGGCATGAAAATAATATGCAACACAAAAACACAATAAATTTATATTTCATATAATAAACCTAATACTTTTGTGTACGAGAATAATAATTTATAATTAAGGTTCATACACCCCATTCTATTTTTTGGTAATGGAATAATCAAATTTTATTCCATTTTCATCAAACACAATTATATGTAATCTGCCTAATTCTAATGTATACGTATTATACGATAATAAAGGAAATAAGTTATAAAAAATAATTTATTGATTGATGGTTTTAAATATAGAAAAATAAATTTAACAGTAATACTGTCATTAGCATTCTTTAAAGAATATCAATGATTTCATTTAAAGAATTTGTCCCGGCAAAACAAAGCGGGAAAAACAAACAACAAACCAATACTATACTGTAATAAAGAACACCAAAAACAGTCAGTTTGTTTATTTCAACTTTAACTATTTAGCCAACAGCTTCTCTATTTGCTGGATGATGGCTTCTTTTTCCGCCGGAGGGTCCGCTTTTGTATTGACAACTTTACCATTACGATCAACTAACATATACACTGGAAAAGCTTTTGTATCAAAAGAAAAATTATATTCGACTCTGCGTTGCTGGTCGTCTGATATACGGTAATGAACAACATTTTCCCCAAACAACCCTATGTCCATAATGTAATTCTTCCATGTAATTTCGAGAGAGCTACTGACAAGATACATGAAAATCACATCTTTTCTTCTTAGTGTTTCTCGTAGGTCATTCATATATGCCATCTGGTCGCGACATGGTATGCACCATGTTCCTCAAAAATTCAAATAAATCACCTTACCTCTATAGGCTTCCAACATTAGTTGGAAAAGAAGACCGGGATTCATTTCTTTTAACCGGTAAGTACGAACATAACTGGCGGAAAACAAAACTTCAGGATCTTCAAAATCATAATCAAGTGGCAACATATTTCCAATATATCGTTGACCAAAGTCCCCGGTAAAGCGGATTTTATCCACTGTACTAGTATTACCGTATTGATCCACCAAAAAGGAATTGGTATAAAAGTAGATATCCGACCGTTTTTCTTTTTCATATAAAACACCCGCTTCCAGATAGATCGGTCCATTTGAATCATTTTCACCTGATAGCTTTATATCCGGATTAATTTGCACTTGTTTTTGGGCAAGCGTATCGGTAACTATAAAATAATTTTTTGAATGGACAGGAGCTCCTTCATACAAAAGTTGATGGTGTGATGCATTCAACGTGTTTCGGACAAGATTTTTGAAAAAATAACGGGATGATTGCGTATAAGTTTCGTTCCGTAATTTTTTTATTTTCTTATTATCAGTATCTAAATCTATAAAAAAAGAGGTACCTGAAAAATGGGATTGCGTGAAGTATTTATTGTCCAGAGAGGCATTACTAAAACTTACATCAAATTTAATTATATCGAATTGTATGCGATATCCTAAAGTTTATTTTCAATAATGAGGGGTTGATTTGAAACAGCAGATAAGTTTTTTGTATCCGAATCATAAAAAAAATGGATATCATCTTCGTTTAATATTTTACAGGATTTTCCTGCTTTATCCGTTCCTAAAAATTGTTCACGAAACACTTTTATTTTCTGCTCCCTGCTAAACAAATCTGCCTGTGTGACTTTCCATATAGGATCGACCTTCTTTTCCAGATATATTTTACCCAGGCCCTCTTCATATGGATTGGAAATAGATTTTAGCTGGTATGATGAATGCCTGAATATCAAGTTGGTATTAATCCTCGTTCCTACATATAATTCAAATTTCCCACTAGCATCGGTAGTCGTATGGAATAGTGTTCCGTCAAAGTATACTTCTACATTTGAGATAGGAAGCCCGGTTTTTAAATCATAGAGGTATCCTGAAAATATCTGAGCATATGAACAAGAAGCGACAAAAAACAGCCAAAGCAAGACAATATAGGGTTTCATAATATTTGTTTTTACAAAGATATTTATTTTTTCAACAGATCTGGACAATCCCCTCTTTTTCAGCCTGTGGGACTTTATTTTTATTAACAACACAATACGACCCTGGTCGATTAACATATAGATTAGCTTTTCCAGAAGATTCATGTTCAACAAAAACTGACGTTCGTTAGTTAATCGGTAATGAACAACTTTATTACAGCCGACTAAAATTCCCAGCTGTATTGATAGTAATTGTATTGAATGTCCCGTCAAAATTATACATGTACGCGTATTTAACAAGTAATTTGGCGACAAGATCATAAACGTATCCGTTAAATATTTGCTACATATGAGCAATTAAAAATAGCCATAAATAGGGGAATAATAATTTTCATAACATAATAAATCTTCGACCTTATCTATAAAGATTAAACTATATATTGAAAAATAAGATAATTAATCATCTTATTCCTATATTTGTCTACAGATAATTAATTTTAAAATCATGCTTGCAGACTTAATCAAAAAAAACAGGAGTTACCGTCGATTTTATCAGAATGAACCCGTCAGTGAAAAAGACCTGTACGATATGATTGATGCGGCACGGCTCAGCCCGTCGGCGCGAAATGCCCAATCCCTCTGTTATCAATTGTCGAACACGAAGGAATTAAATGACCGGATATACCCTACCCTTCGTTGGGCAGGATATCTGAAAGACTGGGATGGTCCGGAAGAAGGAGAACGTCCATCGGCATATATCATCATGATGAATAATGAAAAGATATCCACTAATTTCTTTTGTGACCATGGCATCGCTGCCATGTCAATTCTACTGACTGCAGTTGAAAAGGGCTATGGAGGATGTATTATCGGTGCATTTGAAAAAAAACACCTGGAAGAGATCTTACATGTCCCCGGTCATTGCTCGATATTACATGTTATAGCATTGGGAAAACCCAAAGAAACAGTCGTTATTGAAGCCGTAAAAGAAGATCAGGACATTAAATACTGGCGTGACGAACAAGGAGTACACCATGTTCCTAAACGCGCCTTGAAAGATATTATTTATTAACGCTGTATTTCGTATTCCATGAACCCTCACCAACCAGAACCTTTCATTATCACTATTTTCGGGGCATCAGGAGATCTATCCGCAAGAAAACTTTTACCCGCTCTCCTGTACCTGGAACACGACCGTTTATTACCTCACACTTATTGTATTCTGGGTGTGGGAAGAACTTCATTCAGCGACCAACAATTCCGGGAAAAAGCAGGCAATGCTTTAAAAGAACATGCCGCGACAGTAAATGCCACCGTCAGAAAAAAGTTTCTGAAACGGTTACATTACCATGTAATGAACACCTCGGATAGTAATGACTATATCGGGTTAAAACAAAAACTCACCGAACTGGACATATCCATCGGCTCATCGCGGAATTTCCTTTATTACCTGGCTACACCGCCTGTTTTATACCAAACCATTATTGGCTATTTATCCACCCAGGGACTCAACCGGGAAGAAAAACAGGGATGGAAACGTGTAATTATCGAAAAGCCGTTCGGCTACGACCTGAAAACAGCCCGGCAATTGAACAAGGAAATACTTAAGTCGTTTAAAGAAAATCAAATATACCGTATCGACCATTATCTGGGAAAAGAAACCGTACAGAATATCCTGGTTACCCGTTTTGCCAACAGTATCTTTGAGCCGGTATGGAACCGCCATTATATTGAACGGATTGAGATCACCTCTGCTGAGAGCATCGGAGTAGAAAACCGGGGTGGCTATTATGACAAAGCCGGTGCTGTCCGGGATATGATACAAAACCATCTTTTGCAGATATTAGGTATGATCGCCCTTGAGCCTCCTGTAAATGCGGAAGCCGATTCCATCCGTAACGAGACACTCAAGGTATTCCAATCGTTGAGGCCAATCTCTATTAAAGATATGGCTGACCAGGTGATCCGCGGACAATATCTGGCATCTACCATACAAGGAAAAAAAGTTGCTGCCTACCGGCAGGAAAAAGGAGTGGCTCCGGATTCACAAACAGAAACATTCGTAGCCATGAAACTCTTTGTCGACAATCCAAGATGGAAGGATGTCCCGTTTTTTATCCGGTATGGAAAAAGAATGCCTGTACGTGTCACAGAGGTGGTAGTCCGGTTCAAACCTGTGGCATATACCATTTTTGAACAGGGTCCGACTTCTGCACAGAACAACACGCTAATCATCCGGATTCAACCTGATGAAGGTATTTTACTAACTTTTGGATTAAAAACACCCGGGACTGGATTCGAGGTGTCCGAAAAAAGCCTTGATTTCCATTATTCTTCGTTGGAACAGACACGACTTAGTGAAGCTTATGAACGATTATTGCTTGATTGCGTTAAAGGAGATCAGACCTTGTATCTTCGTGGTGATGCTGTAGAAGCAACATGGAAATTCATTGATCCTGTACTGCAGGCATGGCAACATCATTCTATAAAACTCTATGGTTATCCTGCTGGAACATGGGGACCAAAAGAAGCGGATAAACTGATCGGAAAAGGAGCAACCTGGCGTTATCCCTGCAAGAACCTAACATCAGATACCGGATTCTGTCAATTATAACAAATACTTCCATGAACAATCTGGTTTGATATTTGTATATAATTATTGTACTTTTGAAGCGCACTGTACATGCGGTACAGCACGGATATTAAACAATTAAGTACCAATATCATACTTGATAATGAAACGAATTATTATTTTTTTTATATGTTTGTTCATGTTGGCTCCGGCAACGCTGCTGGCTCAACCAAAAATCACATTTGACAAAATAGTTCATGATTTTGGCAAGGTAAAAGAAGCCGACGGAGCAGCAGTGCATGATTTTACGTTCAAGAATACGGGAACGGCCCCATTGATCATCCAGAACGTTACTACCACCTGCGGATGTACCACACCTGAATGGACCAAACAACCCATCCCCCCCGGATCGGAAGGTTTCATCAAAGTTTCTTATGATGTAAGGGGAAGACCTGGTGCCATTGACAAAACTATTACCGTATCCTCCAATACCAAACCTGCCACAACCCATCTGCGTATCACCGGTGAAGTAAGTCCGGTAGACCGCCAACCTGCCGAAGCCTTCCGTTATACTGCCGGCGCACTCCGTATGGACAATTTGCATGTATCTTTCAGCCGGGTTTATTCGTACGAAAAACCGACACTGGTAGCTACAGCATATAATCCGGGAACCAATCCGGTTAAAATATCTTTTGTTCATCTGCCTAGTTACATCAAAGTTGACGTTAGTCCATCCACTATAAGAAAAGATGAAAAGGCCAGCATTAAAATTACATACGATGCAGCCGGCAAAAACGAGTGGGGTTTTGTCAGTGATCTCATCAGTATGATACAAAATGATGATACATCCAAAGAATATAAATTGACCATTACGGCCAACATTCAGGAAGACTTTTCTAAATGGACAAATAACCAGCTCCAGAATGCACCTTCTGCCCTACTTGAAAAAAGCGTCATAGAAGGGGAAAAAATAAAGAAAGGTGAAAAAGCCGAATACAAATTAAAAATGACCAATAACGGGAAAAGTAAATTGCTGATCCGTAAGGCCGAATCGACCAGTCAGCAGGTAAAAGTTACCGCTCCCAAGGAAATTGCTCCAGGTGCATCATCAGAACTGCTCATATCTTATGACACGACCGGACAAACAGGTTTGCAATCCAAAACGATATCAATCATCACCAACGATCCGAAAAACCCGAGCATCACAGTTCGCTTAAAAGTAGAAGTAATAGAATAACCGAACATGCAGATCAGCAGTCAACCTTTAGCAGACAGATTGAGACCTACCGGTCTCGACGACTATACCGGCCAAAAACATCTGGTAGGGGAAAAGGCTGTATTGCGTCGTATGATCGATTCCGGTAATGTTTCTTCTTTTATCTTGTGGGGACCTCCGGGAGTCGGAAAGACAACACTGGCGCAAATTGTTGCCAATCAGCTAAATCGACCTTTTTATATGCTTAGTGCGGTAAATTCAGGGGTAAAGGATGTACGTGAAACCATTGAAAGCGCAAAAAAACAACGTTTTTTCAATCACCCCTCCCCGATCCTGTTCATCGATGAAATTCACCGATTCAGCAAATCCCAGCAGGACTCTTTACTGGCTGCTGTGGAAAAGGGCTATGTGACGTTGATCGGTGCTACAACGGAAAATCCATCCTTCGAGGTCATCTCCCCGTTACTTTCCCGTTGCCAGGTCTACACACTCAAATCGCTGGAAAAAGATGACCTGTTGGAGATCATTGATCACGCCCTGAAAAAGGATTCATTGTTGAAAACGCTTCCCGTTAATCTGAAGGAAACCTCCGCATTATTGCGTATTTCAGGAGGTGATGCCCGTAAATTGCTCAATGCACTAGAGCTGGTAATTATGGCTGACCTCGATGCGGAAGGAAAAACATCTTCGGAAATTATCATTACAGACGACAAAGTCCTGGAAAGGATACAGCAAAACATCGCGATGTATGATAAAAACGGAGAGATGCATTACGACATTATTTCCGCATTTATCAAATCTGTGCGGGGTAGCGATCCTAATGCTGCCGTGTATTATCTTGCCCGGATGATCGAAGGTGGTGAAGATCCGCTCTTTATTGCCCGACGCCTGATCATACTGGCATCTGAAGATATAGGGCTGGCCAATCCGAATGCATTGCTGATGGCACAAAGCTGTTTCAGTGCCGTACATTCTATCGGTATGCCGGAAGGACGTATTGTGCTTTCTCAAACGACCATCTATTTGGCTACTTCACCCAAAAGCAATTCAGCCATAGAAGCCATTGACAGCGCCATGGCAAAAGTCCGGGAAACAGGAAACCTACCGGTTCCGCTCCACATAAGGAACGCACCTACCAAATTGATGAAACAACTGGGATATGCGAAAGATTATAAATATGCACACAGCTATTCCGGTAATTTTGTCGATCAGGAATTTCTTCCGCCGGAAATAGTGGGTACATCTTTTTACCATCCTTCCGACAATAGCCGGGAAAAAGAGATAAAAGCACGGATGGACCAGTTATGGAAAGGAAAATATTAGATATAGAACAAGTATCAACCATTGAATAAAAACAGAAATGAAACATTTTACTTTCGTATTAATAATGATGTTCGGATTCCAGTTGTTATATGCTCAAAACGATTTTACTGCTAAGGAATTCACCACATCTTCCAATGATATTTTAAAATACAGGGAATTACTGCCTGATAATTACAATCCGGAGAAACAATATCCATTGGTTTTATTTTTACACGGTGCGGGAGAAAGGGGAAACGACAATCAGGCACAACTCAGGCACGGAAGTATGATGTTTACCAATCCTGTGAACCAGGAAAAATATCCGGCCATCGTATTGTTTCCGCAATGTCCGGCTTCCTCCACATGGCCTTTTGAAAAAGCACCGGAAGGAAGTTGGAACAATTTCCCGAAAAACGATCCGATCTCCACCCCGTTGAATGCAGTAAAAGAGCTACTGGATCAATATCTTGAAATGAAATCTGTGGATAAAAAACGTATATATATCCTTGGTATTTCGATGGGAGGCATGGGAACATTTGACATGGTATGCCGTTATCCGGATATTTTCGCAGCAGCCATCCCTATTTGCGGTGGTGTAGCCACCGAACGGCTGGTAAAAGCCAAAGATGTAAAATTCCGGATTTACCACGGAGATGCAGATATGGTGGTCTCTGTTCACAATTCCCGGAATGCTTATAAAGAATTAAAAAAAGATGGTGCAAAAGTGGAATATATTGAATTTCCCGGATGTAACCATGATAGTTGGAATCCGGCATTCAACCGGTCTGATTTCCTCGAATGGCTATTCAAACAAAAAAAATAAAACCATTAGAAACTGAGTAGGATGGTTTTTCGGTATGAATTTATCGGATGACCTAAGATATTAAAACACGAAACGTTGAAGAAGATATACTACTTTTTTTGCATATTATTATGTATGCCCGTAAACGCCTTATGTGGTAAATCCGATAGTATACCGCCTAAAAGACTGTTTTTTATGGCTAATGTCCAACAGGGTAACCTTCTTTTTTCCCAGGGAACAGATGTCATCAAAAATTATTATGTAGGTCTTGAACTTCGTTTTGGTATACAAACAGATGACTATCAAAAAAACACTTTTGATGCTTCTTTCCGGTATCCCAAATATGGAATCGCCTATTACATGGGAAACATGAATGAAATCATCCTTGGAGACGAACATCAGGATGGCTTCGGTAAACCCTCTGCTTTATACGGTTTTTTTTCCAGCCCTATATTCCGTACCAAATGGTTTCAACTCAATTATGAATTTGGCATAGGCGTATCTTATAATTTCAAGACCTATGATCCGAGGCGACGGCCGTATAATACACTTATAGGCAGCAAAACAAACGGTTACATCAGCGCCAGCCTTGACGGGCAGATTTTATTACCGGGACATTCTAGCATTGGACTGGGAGGCAGTTTCCGGCACTTTTCCAACGGATCCATCCAAAAACCCAACAGCGGGATCAACCTGATCATGGCTACCGTATCTTATCAGTGGGGGCTATACAAGAACCGGGATAAAAGTTATACCCGGATACATGCC encodes the following:
- a CDS encoding polysaccharide biosynthesis tyrosine autokinase, yielding MESQLTPKHENFQILELIKSYVRHWPWYIISVAICCSIAFLYIQTRPVDYMRGASVLIKEDNASDLTAAFSEKNPFKAAANVNNEVEAFKSPHLMQEVVKRLNLNISYTIRDGLKDRELYTHSPIKVISSGMQEQEFFSFYVELLPDSLLLLSGFEQNAMKFEPTSKKAKLNEMVNTPIGNIEISPTFFYSGTYYNVPIKVSQSSIRSTTAGFSGNLSVALASKENTIINLNYTDVSIQRADDILNTIIAVYNEEWLREKRQIAENTSKFIDDRLPFIENELGGIDDNLQKYKSSNLLTDVRSAASLYMKESSEYSAKVVEVSNQLSIAKNIKESLDRSSKTLDLLPTNTGLSNTAVESSLEQYNALLLQRNKLLANSSERNPVIVDMNNDLNGMMQSIISTIDNLVSALDLQLSSLRTQNARMTQKIASNPGQEKHLISIEREQKIKESLYLYLLQKREENELSLAMTTTNTRVINPPTGSSRPISPKKKMIMAVAFVLGMILPTSVIWGKDMMNTTIQGKKDLKKLSVPLLGVIPLASQARKKANMKAPLVKENSRDMVNEAFRSLRTNIDFFDQENIKTVMFTSYEAGVGKTFMTLNLAMCFALAGKKVIALDLDMRKAALSTYVSSDKAGITDYLNGTATVGSIINKNYFYPGFDVVTIGKIPANPVELLMNGKLTPFLEAMKTYYDYIFIDGVPVNPVTDATIIGRYSDMNIFVIRENFSDHYIIPELENIYHNGKFKNMTILLNGSVQNASSEKYFASKV
- a CDS encoding polysaccharide biosynthesis/export family protein; this encodes MKYKFIVFLCCILFSCHTSKKVIYLQDAVDGTSEAMVPNEGITIQPKDILSIVITSKNPELSVSFNLPLTTYFAGSASPTAGESQKLLGFTVDQYGYIDYPILGRIKVAGLTRLQLSDMIKQRLTEDDLLKDPVVTTEFMNFRISILGEVANPGTYQITNDKITLLEALGMAGDMTIYGNRENVMVVRETDYLRNTYRVDLRSKDLFTSPVYYLQQNDVIYVEPNKVRAGQSRINENKSVGVWVSIASLFATILVLFIK
- a CDS encoding redoxin family protein, with translation MPCRDQMAYMNDLRETLRRKDVIFMYLVSSSLEITWKNYIMDIGLFGENVVHYRISDDQQRRVEYNFSFDTKAFPVYMLVDRNGKVVNTKADPPAEKEAIIQQIEKLLAK
- a CDS encoding carboxypeptidase-like regulatory domain-containing protein, with the protein product MKPYIVLLWLFFVASCSYAQIFSGYLYDLKTGLPISNVEVYFDGTLFHTTTDASGKFELYVGTRINTNLIFRHSSYQLKSISNPYEEGLGKIYLEKKVDPIWKVTQADLFSREQKIKVFREQFLGTDKAGKSCKILNEDDIHFFYDSDTKNLSAVSNQPLIIENKL
- a CDS encoding nitroreductase family protein yields the protein MLADLIKKNRSYRRFYQNEPVSEKDLYDMIDAARLSPSARNAQSLCYQLSNTKELNDRIYPTLRWAGYLKDWDGPEEGERPSAYIIMMNNEKISTNFFCDHGIAAMSILLTAVEKGYGGCIIGAFEKKHLEEILHVPGHCSILHVIALGKPKETVVIEAVKEDQDIKYWRDEQGVHHVPKRALKDIIY
- the zwf gene encoding glucose-6-phosphate dehydrogenase, with amino-acid sequence MNPHQPEPFIITIFGASGDLSARKLLPALLYLEHDRLLPHTYCILGVGRTSFSDQQFREKAGNALKEHAATVNATVRKKFLKRLHYHVMNTSDSNDYIGLKQKLTELDISIGSSRNFLYYLATPPVLYQTIIGYLSTQGLNREEKQGWKRVIIEKPFGYDLKTARQLNKEILKSFKENQIYRIDHYLGKETVQNILVTRFANSIFEPVWNRHYIERIEITSAESIGVENRGGYYDKAGAVRDMIQNHLLQILGMIALEPPVNAEADSIRNETLKVFQSLRPISIKDMADQVIRGQYLASTIQGKKVAAYRQEKGVAPDSQTETFVAMKLFVDNPRWKDVPFFIRYGKRMPVRVTEVVVRFKPVAYTIFEQGPTSAQNNTLIIRIQPDEGILLTFGLKTPGTGFEVSEKSLDFHYSSLEQTRLSEAYERLLLDCVKGDQTLYLRGDAVEATWKFIDPVLQAWQHHSIKLYGYPAGTWGPKEADKLIGKGATWRYPCKNLTSDTGFCQL
- a CDS encoding DUF1573 domain-containing protein, coding for MKRIIIFFICLFMLAPATLLAQPKITFDKIVHDFGKVKEADGAAVHDFTFKNTGTAPLIIQNVTTTCGCTTPEWTKQPIPPGSEGFIKVSYDVRGRPGAIDKTITVSSNTKPATTHLRITGEVSPVDRQPAEAFRYTAGALRMDNLHVSFSRVYSYEKPTLVATAYNPGTNPVKISFVHLPSYIKVDVSPSTIRKDEKASIKITYDAAGKNEWGFVSDLISMIQNDDTSKEYKLTITANIQEDFSKWTNNQLQNAPSALLEKSVIEGEKIKKGEKAEYKLKMTNNGKSKLLIRKAESTSQQVKVTAPKEIAPGASSELLISYDTTGQTGLQSKTISIITNDPKNPSITVRLKVEVIE
- a CDS encoding replication-associated recombination protein A, producing MQISSQPLADRLRPTGLDDYTGQKHLVGEKAVLRRMIDSGNVSSFILWGPPGVGKTTLAQIVANQLNRPFYMLSAVNSGVKDVRETIESAKKQRFFNHPSPILFIDEIHRFSKSQQDSLLAAVEKGYVTLIGATTENPSFEVISPLLSRCQVYTLKSLEKDDLLEIIDHALKKDSLLKTLPVNLKETSALLRISGGDARKLLNALELVIMADLDAEGKTSSEIIITDDKVLERIQQNIAMYDKNGEMHYDIISAFIKSVRGSDPNAAVYYLARMIEGGEDPLFIARRLIILASEDIGLANPNALLMAQSCFSAVHSIGMPEGRIVLSQTTIYLATSPKSNSAIEAIDSAMAKVRETGNLPVPLHIRNAPTKLMKQLGYAKDYKYAHSYSGNFVDQEFLPPEIVGTSFYHPSDNSREKEIKARMDQLWKGKY
- a CDS encoding prolyl oligopeptidase family serine peptidase produces the protein MKHFTFVLIMMFGFQLLYAQNDFTAKEFTTSSNDILKYRELLPDNYNPEKQYPLVLFLHGAGERGNDNQAQLRHGSMMFTNPVNQEKYPAIVLFPQCPASSTWPFEKAPEGSWNNFPKNDPISTPLNAVKELLDQYLEMKSVDKKRIYILGISMGGMGTFDMVCRYPDIFAAAIPICGGVATERLVKAKDVKFRIYHGDADMVVSVHNSRNAYKELKKDGAKVEYIEFPGCNHDSWNPAFNRSDFLEWLFKQKK
- a CDS encoding acyloxyacyl hydrolase; this translates as MANVQQGNLLFSQGTDVIKNYYVGLELRFGIQTDDYQKNTFDASFRYPKYGIAYYMGNMNEIILGDEHQDGFGKPSALYGFFSSPIFRTKWFQLNYEFGIGVSYNFKTYDPRRRPYNTLIGSKTNGYISASLDGQILLPGHSSIGLGGSFRHFSNGSIQKPNSGINLIMATVSYQWGLYKNRDKSYTRIHADPVEPTLEWYISWGNAVRMLDTDFDLDHPKNSKRWYCATVSTSILAHVSHRRKVGLGLDFFYFDWGRHIINYRAHIDGRRERTSIHDNMSIGVHIAHEVAYKKFWAVTNVGFYLNERVGDIPSSPFIYERIGVKYQLTDRFCVGLSLKAHLVKADYLALEIGYSIIKNKKLKKRS